The Desulfomonilia bacterium sequence CGGCGACAGGAAATATGAGGTCGTGGTGGCCACGAATGAGTGTGTTTCAGCCGATGGGAAAACTCCAGTTGAGATTAGCGAAGAGAACAAACAGCTGAAATTGAAACTCGGCAAAAAGTTTCTTGCCGCAAAAGAAGAGACGGGCTCCCAGTCAATCCTGCCGGGCGGTCTTATCGCTTCCGTTCTTGATACCGTGACCGGCCTGGCCGGAAAAGACTGCCTGATCTATGCGATAAAGGGAGAAGGAAACGGTTATGTAAGCGACGGGGGCAGGGACTATGCTTTCAGCCAGCGTTCTTTTGTAAATGGTTGGCCCGTTGCTTTGAAGGCGCTGCTACCCGATATCCTGCCACATCTGGGGCCTTCCACGAAACCCGCCGCCTTCGATTTTGACAATGACGGAGCCGACGAAATAGTCGCCAGCGCAACTTCTGCGCAAACCGCTGTCATTGACGGAGACGGGACATTGCTTAAGAAGATGAAGCAATCTCCCATGGGTGGCAAGGCAAAGTCTTATTTAAGCGATACATCCATGTCTTTGAACCTTTATGACAGCGTCGCCCTGGGAAATCTTGATAGTGACGACAGCATAGAGATCGCTCAGGGCGGACTGACTCTCTTCGGTGCGCTGAACCTTTTCATATCAGGACAGAACTTCCCGTTCGATCATGTCATGCAGGTATGGGATTCCAGAACAGGCGGTTTTGAAGACGCATTCCCGAGGCCGGTCGATGACTTTATCCTTTATTCAGAGCCGGCCATTGCAGATGTCGACGGTGATGGGATCAATGAAGTCATAGGCGGCAACGGGCTCTATCTTGTCCATGCAATAGGAACTGACGGTCTTGACAGGGGGATATTTCCGAAGCTTTCAGCAGGATGGATAATGACAACGCCTGCGGTGGCCGACATTGACGGAGACGGCAAAAACGAGGTTGCGGTAATAACAAGGGAAGGCGGTGTGTTCATATGGGACACGGATGGCAAGTACACTGCAGACAGCAGGGGCAAACAGCAAACATGGCAGACTTTCGGGCATGACAACTGCAATACGTCGAATCTGGGATATGACGCAACCGCTCCCGGAACAGTTTTGTCTTATACATGGGAGGACGGGGACTTTGTGTTCGACTGCCCCGGAGATGACGGTTTCAATGGAAAGGCCGTAAAAATAAGCATTTATGGATATTCTGAGCCGATCAATCAAGGAAATTTTGCAAAAGCAAGTCTGATAAAGAATATAACACCAATTACCGGCGGCAAGACATTATACATAAAATTGCCTGATGAATATGAATGTTATGCAGTTGTTGCTACCGATGAGGCCGGGAATTCATCACAACTGCCTTTGACCGGCGGAATAGGCCACAATGGCAAGCCTGTCTCAGGAGAAGACTCTTCCGGCGAATCTGATAGTGGCGGAGGCTCCGGAATGTGTTTCATTTCATCGGCTTTGAGCAGGTGATTTTTTAAGCATTTGAACATCAGGGGCTGGGTTGCCGTTAACACAACTGGCACCTGCCCCTGAACCAAGGGGATTGCACGCATCCCCTCTCGATTCTCTTCATAATATACAACTCAAATTGTTTTTCTTTTAATCTGTCTGTCTTAAAGCCCTCTTTTTTTCTGTCGAAGCCCCCTTTATTATGTCATTAAGAAGATATTATTAAAAACAGTTGAGGGGAGAGTTTATGGCAAACAAAGATGTGAACGGTAAACTGAAGCTCAGCACCAAACTCGGCTATGGTATGGGCGACATATTCGGCGGAGGGTCCATAACCGTTGTAACCATGTACTACATGATATTTCTCACCGATGTGGCAGGCATCAGCCCGTATCTGATCGCGATAATTTTCCCCGTGAACAAGATATGGAGCGCCATAGCGGACCCCCTCATAGGCATCATATCCGACCGTACGCGCACACGCATGGGCAGACGCAGACCCTATTTTCTTGCCGGTATTTTCATGATCCTTATATCGTTCTTCATCATGTGGTTCCCTGTCAGGTTGGAGGACGAAACGCTGAAGTTCTTCTACTACCTTTTCACTTTCCTTGTGTATTCGACGACATTTTCCCTTGTCTGGGTACCTTATACGGCGCTTGCCAGCGAAATGACAGAGGACTACGACGAGCGCACCAAGCTTGCTACATACCGCATGGTCTTTTCAGGCCTGGCGAGCATTGTCTGCGCAACTCTGCCCATGGTCATCGTCAAGCAGTTCGGTGATATAAGGATAGGCTACATGGTCATGTCAGTTACATTCGCATTGTTTTTCGCACTGCCATATATAATGACTATAAAGACGACTTTTGAAAGAGAGGATTTCCATAAGGACATATCTCATATAAAATTCGGTGAATTCGTCAAAGCAAACTTTCTGGCACCTTTCAGTCTCAAACCGTTCAGGCTTGTTGCGCTCATGTACCTCACCGCCTTTGTAGCAACCGACATCATCATGGTGCTCCTTGCCTATTTCATGACCTATTACATGAGGAATAAAGGCCTTATGGAACTGCTTACAGCAGTTGTCTTCGGCCTGATGCCGTTCGTC is a genomic window containing:
- a CDS encoding glycoside-pentoside-hexuronide (GPH):cation symporter, coding for MANKDVNGKLKLSTKLGYGMGDIFGGGSITVVTMYYMIFLTDVAGISPYLIAIIFPVNKIWSAIADPLIGIISDRTRTRMGRRRPYFLAGIFMILISFFIMWFPVRLEDETLKFFYYLFTFLVYSTTFSLVWVPYTALASEMTEDYDERTKLATYRMVFSGLASIVCATLPMVIVKQFGDIRIGYMVMSVTFALFFALPYIMTIKTTFEREDFHKDISHIKFGEFVKANFLAPFSLKPFRLVALMYLTAFVATDIIMVLLAYFMTYYMRNKGLMELLTAVVFGLMPFVIPLVEMLALKIGKRGTFIVAACLWILSFLYTFTIHPGSSTPMLVIFGVMFSIATAGIHVMVFAIFPDIPDVDELISGQRREGVFSGLFSFLRKVGSGVALSIVPLCIGLAGYVKPVQTVVNGQTKLIEQAQSETVITTIRYLFGLVPIALACIALLICILYPVTREAHARLRTYLDKKRAGETGPEMDVEAQWLKAKLL